The Tenuifilum sp. 4138str genome contains the following window.
CCCCCTTCATTATTCCGAATGTCTATTAGCAAAGTATCTATTTTTCTTGCATTAAGAATACTAAATACTGAGTCAATCTTTTCCTTATATACCAATTCTTGATCTTTACTAATGTCGAACGAAGGCAATGTTAGCAAAGCAACGTTTTTACTTGGATGTAACTGCAGATAAATTAAATTTGGGAGTTTGATGATTGAATTCGAAAAATATTCGGTATTATTAGGCTTGTATGATCGATTAAATTTAATAATATCCTTAATTTTAGCTGAGTTAATAGTACAAAATTGAACCGAATCATTTTTACTTCTTTTATATCCTATTAGATACGAATCCTTTCCCCTGTTAGCAAAGAAATCAAGAGCAGTAAAATCATCAACCACTTTACTTTTTCTGATGACCAAGTTGTCGCTATGTTTATATCTGGAATAATCATCAATAATACTTCCAATGCTTTTATTGTCGATAGAAACTAACTGATAACCTGGCTTAACTATTTCATCAAAAACGGAAATTTTTATAAATACATCATCATTATTTTGGTATAGGGTAAAGGGAAAGAGTCCTTTACCATTGTTTAAGCCTTTATTCAAGTATTTACCAAAGGGGCAGGGAAGTTGTATATGGCCATCGTTAAATGAATTAACTATCGGCAGTAGCACTTTATAAAGTTCAATCTCAGATAATTGATCGGGTAAATTTTGAACCAATGACTTTTGTATTGAATCTATGTTTTGTTTACTTGTGCTATGGTATGGATTCGGATGAACTACTTCAATTGACGATCGAATTTCATCCAAAACTTTAATAACTTCATTTTTAGAATAATCTTGTTTCTGCCCATAGCTCTTAATGGTAAAGCTGAAAATGATTGAATACAAAATCAAAATTAGCTTTGAAAAAATAATTCTGTTCATAATGCTTTAAGATTTAAGTTGTTAGGTTTGTTTTAGTTTTAGTTTTAGTTGTAGTAATTACTTTGTAATTATTTCATTTGTCTATTTTACTTTAGTTGAATAATGCAATTAAACTGTTAATTTAGCGAAGTAACTTTTTTTAA
Protein-coding sequences here:
- a CDS encoding S41 family peptidase, which produces MNRIIFSKLILILYSIIFSFTIKSYGQKQDYSKNEVIKVLDEIRSSIEVVHPNPYHSTSKQNIDSIQKSLVQNLPDQLSEIELYKVLLPIVNSFNDGHIQLPCPFGKYLNKGLNNGKGLFPFTLYQNNDDVFIKISVFDEIVKPGYQLVSIDNKSIGSIIDDYSRYKHSDNLVIRKSKVVDDFTALDFFANRGKDSYLIGYKRSKNDSVQFCTINSAKIKDIIKFNRSYKPNNTEYFSNSIIKLPNLIYLQLHPSKNVALLTLPSFDISKDQELVYKEKIDSVFSILNARKIDTLLIDIRNNEGGRDYPSLCILDYIATNDYSMGKAYLKRSLHQKKLYEEILKEELSDSSYLKSPEYNNYFLTNDGSIVELDSSAIKVKNRVKYNGKVFVLIGSKTFSAALTFASTCKCYNFATLIGEETFGRTSTYTSLVPIQLSIPNITLMVAHRMVKNACSQGFNYGLTPDIEIKRTHDDYLNGKDSVIEYFLNVN